The following proteins are co-located in the Mycolicibacterium goodii genome:
- a CDS encoding LLM class flavin-dependent oxidoreductase, which produces MNVPLSILDLAPISAGADAATALRNTVDLAQHAERWGYKRFWVAEHHFVAVASSAPAVLVGQIAAATERIRVGTAAVQLGHTTAVAVVESFGTLEAFHPGRIDLGVGRSGQRRAEAMREKPKTPAPPREWHEIDGVVIPAPFDIRALLTDPRLQSRMAVLQQPNAVAPDFADQLDDILAMLQDRYEIGTAVPGAGSGLTPWIFGSSKGQSAGVAAARGLPFVASYHITPATALEAIELYRNEFTPSEHLSEPYVVVSADIVVADDEPTARRWAAGYAHWVYSIRAGGGAIPYPDPDDLPPLTEEQLGMVKDRVATQFVGDPDQVAERLEALRRVTDADELVITSVTHRHEDRLRSHELIAQRWGL; this is translated from the coding sequence ATGAACGTTCCGTTGTCGATCCTGGATCTCGCGCCGATCAGCGCGGGGGCCGACGCCGCCACGGCGCTGCGCAACACCGTCGACCTGGCGCAGCACGCCGAACGGTGGGGATACAAGCGTTTCTGGGTTGCCGAACACCACTTCGTCGCCGTGGCGAGTTCGGCTCCCGCGGTGCTCGTCGGGCAGATCGCGGCGGCCACCGAGCGGATCCGCGTTGGCACCGCCGCGGTCCAGCTCGGACACACCACCGCGGTCGCGGTCGTGGAGAGCTTCGGCACCCTCGAGGCATTCCATCCGGGCCGTATCGACCTCGGCGTGGGCCGGTCCGGGCAGCGACGTGCCGAGGCGATGCGGGAGAAGCCGAAAACCCCCGCACCGCCGCGGGAATGGCACGAGATCGACGGCGTGGTGATCCCGGCGCCGTTCGACATACGCGCGCTGTTGACCGATCCCCGGCTGCAGTCGCGCATGGCCGTGCTGCAGCAACCCAACGCCGTGGCACCGGATTTCGCCGATCAGCTCGACGACATCCTGGCCATGCTGCAAGACCGCTACGAGATCGGTACGGCGGTTCCCGGCGCGGGAAGTGGTCTGACGCCGTGGATCTTCGGCAGCAGCAAGGGACAGAGCGCCGGCGTCGCGGCGGCCCGCGGCCTGCCGTTCGTCGCCAGCTACCACATCACACCCGCGACCGCGCTCGAAGCAATCGAGTTGTACCGCAACGAGTTCACGCCGTCGGAACACCTTTCCGAGCCGTATGTCGTGGTGTCCGCCGACATCGTCGTCGCCGACGACGAACCCACGGCGAGACGGTGGGCGGCCGGGTACGCGCACTGGGTGTACTCCATCCGCGCCGGTGGCGGGGCCATCCCGTACCCCGATCCCGATGATCTGCCGCCGCTCACCGAGGAGCAGCTCGGCATGGTGAAAGACCGTGTCGCAACGCAGTTCGTCGGCGATCCCGATCAGGTCGCCGAGCGGCTCGAGGCGCTGCGACGGGTCACCGACGCCGACGAACTGGTCATCACCTCGGTGACGCACCGCCACGAGGACCGGTTGCGCTCCCATGAGCTGATCGCCCAGCGCTGGGGACTGTGA
- a CDS encoding GNAT family N-acetyltransferase — protein MSEPAQGHVQFVAVGQDDPLAVPLLDELAEEYSSRYGSTRDAVMAWLRGQPAHVFAPPTGGMFVGLLHGRPVTGGAFQRFDDDTAELKRIWTHSAYRKRGLARTLLVHLEAEIAARGYRKVYLTTGHLQPEAEALYAAAGYTRLPEPLPADGTVFPIAFHKVLSAEESA, from the coding sequence ATGTCCGAGCCGGCTCAAGGTCATGTGCAGTTTGTGGCGGTCGGTCAGGATGACCCACTGGCCGTGCCGCTGCTCGACGAGCTTGCCGAGGAGTACTCGTCCCGGTACGGCAGCACCCGCGACGCGGTGATGGCGTGGCTGCGCGGTCAGCCCGCCCATGTGTTCGCCCCGCCGACCGGCGGAATGTTCGTGGGGTTGCTGCACGGCCGGCCCGTCACCGGAGGCGCGTTCCAGCGGTTCGACGACGACACCGCCGAACTCAAGCGGATCTGGACCCACAGCGCCTACCGCAAGCGTGGGCTGGCCCGCACCCTGCTGGTCCACCTGGAAGCCGAGATCGCCGCGCGCGGCTACCGCAAGGTGTACCTGACCACGGGCCACCTGCAGCCCGAGGCCGAGGCGTTGTACGCCGCCGCGGGCTACACCCGCCTACCCGAACCGTTGCCCGCCGACGGCACCGTGTTCCCCATCGCCTTCCACAAGGTGCTGTCGGCCGAGGAGTCAGCATGA
- a CDS encoding SDR family oxidoreductase, which yields MDNIRGKTIAITGAARGIGYATAKTLLAHGARVVIGDRDVALQESAVAELGKLGPVSGYPLDVTDRESFATFLDKARTDSSGTSAGHIDVLINNAGVMPVGPFLEQSEQSIRSNIEVNVYGVLTGCQLALPDMVKRRRGHIINIASLSGVIPLPGQVVYVGAKYAVVGLSTALADEMAPYGVDVSVIMPPFTNTDLISGTKSGGAIKPVEPEEIAAAIVKTLNKPKTHVSVPPPLRFTAQAAQMLPPKGRRWLNRKLGLDSVFLEFDAAERKAYEERAQAAQGVIESDGKN from the coding sequence ATGGACAACATCAGGGGTAAGACCATCGCGATCACCGGGGCCGCTCGCGGTATCGGTTACGCCACCGCCAAGACCCTGCTGGCCCACGGCGCCCGCGTCGTCATCGGCGACCGTGACGTGGCGCTGCAGGAGTCCGCGGTCGCCGAGCTCGGCAAGCTGGGCCCGGTGTCGGGCTACCCGTTGGACGTGACCGACCGGGAGTCGTTCGCGACGTTCCTGGACAAGGCACGCACCGACAGCTCCGGTACTTCGGCCGGGCATATCGACGTGCTGATCAACAACGCCGGGGTCATGCCGGTCGGGCCGTTCCTGGAGCAGAGCGAACAGTCGATCCGCTCCAACATCGAGGTCAACGTCTACGGCGTGCTCACCGGCTGCCAGCTGGCGCTGCCGGACATGGTCAAGCGGCGCCGCGGCCACATCATCAACATCGCGTCGCTGTCCGGCGTCATCCCGCTGCCCGGCCAGGTGGTCTACGTCGGCGCCAAGTACGCCGTCGTCGGGTTGTCCACGGCGCTGGCCGACGAGATGGCGCCGTACGGCGTCGACGTCTCGGTGATCATGCCGCCGTTCACCAACACCGACCTGATCTCGGGCACCAAGTCCGGTGGCGCGATCAAGCCCGTGGAGCCCGAGGAGATCGCCGCGGCCATCGTCAAGACGCTCAACAAGCCCAAGACGCACGTGTCGGTGCCGCCGCCGTTGCGGTTCACCGCGCAGGCCGCGCAGATGCTGCCGCCCAAGGGACGTCGCTGGCTCAACAGAAAACTCGGCCTGGACAGCGTGTTCCTGGAGTTCGACGCCGCCGAGCGCAAGGCCTACGAGGAGCGGGCCCAGGCCGCCCAGGGCGTCATCGAGTCAGACGGCAAGAATTGA
- a CDS encoding aminotransferase class IV, translated as MTLTNDAGTSNLVAVEPGAIREDTPPGSVIRYSDYELDESSPFAGGVAWIEGEYVPASEARISLFDTGFGHSDLTYTVAHVWHGNVFRLHDHMDRLYDGAAKLRLDPGMSKLEMAEIGKKCVSLSQLRESFLNFTITRGYGKRRGEKDLTQLTHQVYVYAIPYLWVFPPLEQMYGTSAIVPRHVRRAGRNTIDPSIKNYQWGDLTAASFEAKDRGARTAVLLDADNCVAEGPGFNVCIVKDGKIASPSRNALPGITRKTVLEIAEQMGIEATLRDVTSHELYEADELIACTTAGGVTPITSLDGEPIGNGEPGPITVAIRDRFWALMDEPGPLIEAIDY; from the coding sequence ATGACACTGACGAACGACGCCGGAACCAGTAACCTCGTCGCCGTCGAACCCGGCGCGATCCGCGAGGACACCCCGCCCGGTTCGGTGATCCGGTACAGCGACTACGAACTCGACGAATCGAGCCCGTTCGCCGGCGGTGTGGCCTGGATCGAGGGCGAGTACGTGCCCGCCTCGGAGGCGCGGATCTCCTTGTTCGACACCGGTTTCGGCCACTCCGACCTCACCTACACCGTCGCGCACGTGTGGCACGGCAACGTCTTCCGCCTGCACGACCACATGGACCGGCTCTACGACGGCGCCGCCAAGCTGCGTCTCGACCCGGGCATGTCCAAGCTGGAGATGGCGGAGATCGGCAAGAAGTGCGTGTCGCTGTCGCAGCTGCGCGAATCGTTCCTGAACTTCACGATCACGCGCGGTTACGGAAAGCGCCGCGGCGAGAAGGATCTCACGCAGCTGACCCACCAGGTCTACGTCTACGCGATCCCGTACCTGTGGGTGTTCCCGCCGTTGGAGCAGATGTACGGCACCAGCGCCATCGTGCCCCGCCACGTCCGGCGCGCCGGCCGCAACACGATCGACCCGTCGATCAAGAACTACCAGTGGGGCGACCTGACCGCGGCGAGCTTCGAGGCCAAGGACCGGGGTGCGCGCACGGCGGTCCTGCTGGACGCCGACAACTGCGTCGCCGAGGGGCCGGGCTTCAACGTCTGCATCGTCAAGGACGGCAAGATCGCCTCGCCGTCGCGAAATGCGCTGCCGGGCATCACCCGCAAGACGGTGCTCGAGATCGCCGAGCAGATGGGCATCGAGGCCACGCTGCGCGATGTCACGAGCCATGAGCTGTACGAGGCCGACGAGCTGATCGCGTGCACCACGGCGGGTGGGGTCACGCCGATCACCTCACTGGACGGCGAGCCGATCGGCAACGGGGAGCCGGGGCCGATCACCGTCGCGATCCGTGACCGGTTCTGGGCGCTGATGGACGAGCCGGGCCCGCTGATCGAAGCCATCGACTACTGA
- a CDS encoding APC family permease yields MTDALANRPAQQPASLNPEDAKLAELGYEQRLDRSVGKLASFAIGFATISATTAVFTGFGAGYFTAGAPFVWTILLAGAVFGLWALIAADLTAKLPLAGYSYQWVSRINGPDLAWFTGVIALMGWVCGMTGVGFVLSGYLGGLLGWSLTQTTQILLAIAVVFVCVLINVYGVRFATFVNNIGVSLELVITVGATALVAVIAFSSPENHQPITVLFTGGDAGNADSYLLAWLAAALGPFFGLIGVESGADVAEETKNARHVVPKTMFYALGASLVVELLMYIVYVLAIRDTDAVAANSAAPIEEIITQQAGSAVTKIVVAIALTNILACLLANILVATRLTYSMARDNMLPLSHLWRHVSPKSKTPTYAVLGLGCLATVLLLSALVNEKAFNYIIGIASLLFFFVYILQTIGLVVGYKKGAIPQGDPGTFDLGKFRLPLYITALVVFLGVAVALLFLPQFTNNKWVFLGIVVLAAIWWATGLKARLKRGDAGADYVKTHTA; encoded by the coding sequence ATGACAGATGCGCTAGCGAACCGTCCCGCACAGCAGCCGGCGTCCCTCAACCCCGAGGACGCCAAGCTCGCCGAACTCGGCTACGAACAGCGGCTCGACCGCTCCGTCGGAAAGCTGGCGTCCTTCGCGATCGGTTTCGCCACGATCAGCGCCACCACCGCTGTGTTCACCGGCTTCGGTGCCGGATACTTCACCGCGGGTGCGCCGTTCGTGTGGACGATCCTGCTCGCGGGCGCGGTGTTCGGACTGTGGGCGCTGATCGCGGCCGACCTGACCGCCAAACTGCCGCTGGCCGGCTACTCCTACCAGTGGGTGAGCCGCATCAACGGGCCCGACCTGGCCTGGTTCACCGGCGTCATCGCCCTGATGGGCTGGGTGTGCGGCATGACCGGCGTCGGCTTCGTGCTGTCGGGTTATCTCGGTGGGCTGCTCGGCTGGAGCCTGACCCAGACCACCCAGATCCTGCTCGCCATCGCCGTGGTGTTCGTGTGCGTGCTGATCAACGTCTACGGGGTGCGGTTCGCGACCTTCGTCAACAACATCGGCGTGAGCCTGGAGCTCGTCATCACCGTCGGCGCCACCGCGCTCGTCGCGGTCATCGCGTTCTCGTCCCCGGAGAACCATCAGCCGATCACCGTATTGTTCACCGGAGGTGACGCCGGGAACGCGGACTCCTACCTGCTGGCCTGGCTCGCCGCCGCGCTCGGACCGTTCTTCGGTCTCATCGGCGTGGAGTCCGGCGCCGATGTCGCCGAGGAGACGAAGAACGCGCGCCACGTCGTCCCCAAGACCATGTTCTACGCGCTCGGGGCCTCGCTGGTCGTCGAACTGCTGATGTACATCGTCTACGTGCTGGCCATCAGGGACACCGACGCCGTCGCCGCGAACTCGGCCGCGCCCATCGAAGAGATCATCACGCAGCAGGCCGGGTCGGCGGTCACCAAGATCGTCGTCGCGATCGCACTGACCAACATCCTCGCCTGCCTGCTGGCCAACATCCTGGTCGCGACCCGGCTGACGTACTCGATGGCCCGGGACAACATGCTGCCGTTGTCGCACCTGTGGCGCCACGTCTCGCCCAAGAGCAAGACGCCCACCTACGCCGTGCTCGGGCTGGGTTGCCTCGCGACGGTGCTGTTGCTGTCGGCACTGGTCAACGAGAAGGCGTTCAACTACATCATCGGCATCGCGTCGCTGCTGTTCTTCTTCGTCTACATCCTGCAGACCATCGGCCTGGTCGTCGGCTACAAGAAGGGCGCCATCCCGCAGGGCGATCCCGGCACGTTCGACCTCGGCAAGTTCCGGCTGCCCCTGTACATCACCGCTCTGGTGGTGTTCCTCGGCGTGGCCGTCGCGCTGCTGTTCCTGCCGCAGTTCACCAACAACAAGTGGGTCTTCCTCGGCATCGTCGTCCTCGCGGCGATCTGGTGGGCCACGGGCCTCAAGGCCCGGTTGAAGCGCGGCGATGCCGGCGCCGACTACGTCAAGACCCACACCGCATAA
- a CDS encoding LysR family transcriptional regulator, producing MTLRQLRYFAVLGEELNYRRAAERLFITQPALSTAIKQLEQAFGVLLFNRNTREVVLTDLGAAWLPQVKQALAGVDAVVENLVTLSGTRQGRLRLGYLIGTGADLVFRVVRHFEAAFPAVTVDPIEFDFADPTAGLADGSTEVAIIRPPVDLPGHRMLILDSESWVACLPRDHPLAGRQEVAITELLDDPIVCAPLTAGTWRDYWLAMDVRGNRPPTIAAVAATYEAETTSIARGLGISFTTASAARLYDRPGIVYVPITDRPPSYTALAWHPARLSPQADALVTYVSERWSFGDVPEADRH from the coding sequence GTGACGCTGCGGCAGTTGCGCTACTTCGCGGTGCTCGGTGAGGAGCTCAACTACCGGCGCGCTGCCGAGCGGCTGTTCATCACCCAACCCGCCTTGTCCACGGCGATCAAACAGTTGGAGCAGGCCTTCGGGGTGCTGCTGTTCAACCGCAACACCCGCGAGGTGGTGCTCACGGATCTGGGTGCGGCGTGGCTGCCGCAGGTCAAACAGGCGCTCGCCGGTGTCGACGCGGTCGTGGAGAACCTCGTGACGCTGTCGGGCACCCGGCAGGGACGTCTGCGGTTGGGGTATCTGATCGGCACCGGAGCGGATCTCGTCTTCCGGGTGGTGCGGCACTTCGAGGCCGCGTTCCCGGCGGTCACCGTCGACCCCATCGAATTCGACTTCGCTGACCCCACAGCGGGTTTGGCCGACGGCAGCACGGAGGTCGCGATCATCCGCCCGCCGGTCGATCTGCCCGGGCATCGCATGCTGATCCTGGACTCCGAATCCTGGGTCGCGTGCCTGCCCAGGGATCATCCGCTCGCCGGGCGGCAGGAGGTCGCGATCACCGAACTGCTCGACGACCCGATCGTGTGCGCACCGCTGACCGCGGGCACCTGGCGCGACTATTGGCTGGCCATGGACGTCCGCGGGAACCGGCCGCCCACCATCGCCGCGGTGGCCGCCACCTACGAGGCCGAAACCACGTCCATCGCACGGGGTTTGGGTATCAGCTTCACCACAGCGTCGGCCGCCCGCCTCTACGACCGTCCCGGAATCGTTTACGTGCCGATAACAGACCGGCCACCCAGTTACACGGCGCTCGCCTGGCATCCGGCACGGCTGTCGCCGCAGGCAGATGCGCTGGTCACCTACGTTTCGGAGCGCTGGAGTTTCGGCGACGTCCCCGAAGCGGATCGGCACTGA
- a CDS encoding O-succinylhomoserine sulfhydrylase, producing the protein MTDDIPSVRIPAPLPDGVSQATIGVRGGLLRSGFEETAEALYLTSGYVYETAEAAEKAFTGDIDRYVYSRYGNPTISMFEERLRLIEGAPACFATATGMAAVFTALGALLGAGDRLVAARSLFGSCFVVCNEILPRWGVETVFVDGDDLSQWEQALSEPTQAVFFETPSNPMQTLVDIAAVSEMAHAAGAKVVLDNVFATPLLQQGMPLGADVVVYSGTKHIDGQGRVLGGAILGEREYIDGPVQKLMRHTGPAISAFNAWTLLKGLETMAVRVDYSNRSAQRVAEFLEGHSAVRWVKYPLLESHPQYELAKRQMRGGGTVVTFELDGADGKARAFEVLDKLRVIDISNNLGDAKSLITHPATTTHRAMGPEGRAAIGLGDGVVRISVGLEGTEDLIADLDQALS; encoded by the coding sequence ATGACCGACGACATCCCATCCGTTCGCATCCCGGCCCCGCTGCCCGACGGCGTGAGCCAGGCGACCATCGGTGTGCGCGGCGGCCTGCTGCGCTCCGGTTTCGAGGAGACCGCCGAGGCGTTGTACCTCACCTCGGGATACGTCTACGAGACCGCCGAGGCCGCCGAGAAGGCCTTCACCGGCGACATCGACCGGTACGTGTACTCGCGGTACGGCAACCCGACGATCTCGATGTTCGAGGAGCGGTTGCGGCTCATCGAGGGTGCGCCCGCATGTTTCGCCACCGCCACCGGGATGGCCGCGGTGTTCACCGCGCTCGGCGCGCTGCTCGGCGCGGGGGACCGGTTGGTCGCCGCGCGCAGTCTGTTCGGGTCGTGCTTCGTGGTGTGCAACGAGATCCTGCCGCGGTGGGGTGTGGAGACCGTCTTCGTCGACGGCGACGATCTCTCACAGTGGGAACAGGCGCTGTCCGAACCCACGCAGGCGGTGTTCTTCGAGACACCGTCCAACCCGATGCAGACCCTGGTCGACATCGCCGCGGTGTCGGAGATGGCCCACGCCGCGGGCGCAAAGGTGGTGCTGGACAACGTTTTCGCCACGCCGCTGCTGCAGCAGGGCATGCCGCTCGGGGCCGACGTGGTGGTGTACTCCGGCACCAAGCACATCGACGGCCAGGGCCGGGTGCTCGGTGGGGCGATCCTGGGTGAGCGGGAGTACATCGACGGCCCGGTGCAGAAGCTCATGCGCCACACCGGTCCGGCGATCAGCGCCTTCAACGCCTGGACGTTGCTGAAAGGCCTTGAGACGATGGCGGTTCGGGTGGATTACTCCAACCGGTCGGCGCAGCGGGTGGCCGAGTTCCTCGAAGGCCACTCCGCGGTGCGGTGGGTGAAATACCCGCTGCTGGAATCACATCCGCAGTACGAGCTGGCCAAGCGGCAGATGCGTGGCGGCGGCACCGTGGTGACTTTTGAATTGGACGGCGCCGACGGCAAGGCCCGCGCGTTCGAGGTCCTCGACAAGCTGCGCGTCATCGACATCTCCAACAACCTCGGCGATGCCAAGTCGCTGATCACGCACCCGGCCACCACCACCCACCGGGCCATGGGTCCGGAGGGCCGCGCGGCCATCGGCCTCGGCGACGGTGTCGTGCGCATCTCGGTAGGCCTTGAGGGCACCGAGGACCTGATCGCCGATTTGGATCAGGCGCTGAGCTGA
- a CDS encoding rhodanese-like domain-containing protein: protein MSYAGDITPEQAWKLLSENSEAVLVDCRTDAEWRFVGVPDLSSLQRDVVYIEWNRSDGSHNDRFVDDLKAAGVAGERPVVFLCRSGNRSIGAAEAATAAGIGPSYNVLDGFEGHLDDNQHRGGSGWKAVGLPWKQS from the coding sequence GTGAGCTATGCAGGGGATATCACGCCTGAGCAGGCCTGGAAACTTCTCAGCGAGAACTCCGAGGCCGTGCTGGTCGACTGTCGCACCGACGCCGAGTGGCGGTTCGTCGGGGTGCCCGATCTGTCCTCGTTGCAGCGCGACGTCGTGTACATCGAATGGAACCGGTCCGACGGCAGCCACAACGACCGCTTCGTCGACGACCTCAAAGCCGCCGGTGTCGCCGGGGAGCGCCCGGTGGTGTTCCTGTGCCGCTCCGGCAACCGGTCCATCGGCGCCGCCGAGGCCGCCACCGCGGCGGGCATCGGCCCGTCCTACAACGTCCTCGACGGGTTCGAGGGCCACCTCGACGACAACCAGCACCGTGGTGGCTCCGGGTGGAAGGCCGTCGGCCTTCCGTGGAAGCAGAGCTAG
- a CDS encoding lumazine-binding protein: MAPGKPEKPEGDENFQPPAADRPTPAPFLAALVIIVLVVIGVFVVNAFSGGDGLSEAERVGRAAVGQNDAMQRADYTGFAGYTCAAQRGTEADFLARQRDSVDKQGARYVDDVKDVQIDGDRATATVVYHFEKTEDDKINVETAFVREDGQWRVCSSMGDSRP, encoded by the coding sequence ATGGCCCCGGGGAAACCGGAGAAACCCGAGGGCGACGAGAATTTCCAGCCGCCCGCGGCCGACCGGCCCACCCCGGCGCCGTTTCTGGCGGCGCTGGTGATCATTGTGCTCGTCGTGATCGGTGTCTTCGTGGTCAACGCGTTCTCCGGTGGTGACGGCCTGTCCGAGGCGGAGCGCGTCGGCCGGGCGGCAGTCGGTCAGAACGACGCCATGCAGCGTGCGGACTACACCGGATTCGCCGGCTACACCTGCGCCGCCCAACGCGGAACGGAAGCCGATTTCCTTGCCCGGCAACGTGATTCGGTGGACAAGCAGGGCGCCCGGTACGTCGACGACGTGAAAGACGTCCAAATCGACGGTGACCGTGCCACCGCCACCGTGGTGTATCACTTCGAGAAAACCGAGGACGACAAGATCAACGTCGAGACCGCATTCGTACGCGAGGACGGCCAATGGCGCGTCTGCTCGAGTATGGGAGACTCACGCCCGTGA
- the purT gene encoding formate-dependent phosphoribosylglycinamide formyltransferase: MSESIEGAVTDDAAAEEPAGAGPDGPDGADVDAGVDNGVTDDSVADTAPESNTAPETEPDTAPEPEVKDEPVADPESEPDPDVAAEVVPADDPDDPAPADPRPTVMLLGGGELSRELALAFQNLGGAVVAVDRNHAPAHDVADRAAVIDMTDADELGALIAREKPRYVVAQSGVVAADALIAVAERGDSEVLPTPRGIRLSQNREGLRRLASDELGLPTVPFWFAGSVEELTAVAGHAGYPLVVKPVTGSLRDGQSVLLRPDDIEPAWKRATTAGRFAHSRVLAESVVDVDYQVTMLTIRTTGPGGPGVQFCEPIGHRSLDTGVLESWQPQQMPPAALDAAKSIAARIVNSLGGRGVFGVELLVQGEDVYFSDVRAQPHDSGLVTLRSQRLSEFELHARAILGLPCDTIMISPAAAEVTYADAGADVARSVNVNAVLAEALATSESDVRLFGHCDGSEDGPRRLGVALATAADVIVARDRARRVGTAMRRPW, translated from the coding sequence ATGAGTGAATCGATTGAGGGTGCCGTGACCGATGATGCCGCTGCCGAGGAGCCCGCAGGCGCCGGTCCCGATGGACCCGACGGTGCCGATGTGGACGCCGGCGTGGATAACGGGGTGACCGACGATTCGGTGGCCGACACGGCCCCCGAGAGCAACACCGCACCAGAGACCGAGCCGGACACCGCACCGGAGCCCGAGGTCAAAGACGAGCCGGTCGCAGATCCGGAATCCGAGCCGGACCCGGACGTCGCCGCGGAAGTTGTCCCGGCGGATGACCCGGATGACCCGGCGCCCGCCGATCCGCGCCCCACGGTGATGTTGCTGGGCGGCGGTGAGCTGAGCCGCGAGCTGGCCCTGGCGTTCCAGAACCTCGGCGGTGCGGTGGTCGCGGTCGACCGGAACCACGCACCCGCACATGACGTCGCCGACCGCGCCGCGGTGATCGACATGACCGATGCCGACGAACTCGGCGCTCTCATCGCGCGCGAGAAACCGCGGTACGTGGTTGCCCAGTCCGGCGTTGTCGCCGCCGACGCGCTGATCGCGGTGGCCGAGCGCGGCGACAGCGAGGTGCTGCCCACCCCGCGCGGCATCCGCCTGAGCCAGAATCGTGAGGGTCTGCGCCGTCTGGCGTCCGACGAGCTGGGCCTGCCCACCGTGCCGTTCTGGTTCGCCGGGTCGGTCGAGGAGCTGACGGCCGTGGCCGGGCACGCCGGATATCCGCTCGTGGTCAAGCCGGTCACCGGCTCGCTGCGCGACGGCCAGTCCGTGCTGCTGCGGCCCGACGACATCGAACCCGCGTGGAAGCGCGCAACCACCGCGGGCCGGTTCGCGCACAGCCGCGTGCTGGCCGAATCGGTGGTCGACGTCGACTACCAGGTCACCATGCTGACCATCCGCACCACCGGCCCCGGCGGGCCCGGCGTGCAATTCTGCGAACCCATCGGGCACCGCAGCCTCGACACCGGTGTGCTGGAGTCCTGGCAGCCGCAGCAGATGCCGCCCGCGGCGCTCGACGCGGCCAAGTCGATCGCGGCGCGCATCGTCAACTCCCTGGGCGGCCGCGGCGTCTTCGGCGTCGAACTGCTGGTCCAGGGCGAGGATGTGTACTTCTCCGACGTGCGGGCGCAGCCACACGACAGCGGCCTGGTGACGTTGCGCTCGCAGCGGCTCAGCGAGTTCGAACTGCACGCCAGGGCCATCCTGGGGCTGCCGTGCGACACGATCATGATCTCGCCTGCCGCCGCCGAGGTCACCTACGCCGACGCGGGCGCCGACGTCGCCCGATCGGTCAACGTCAACGCCGTGCTCGCCGAGGCGCTCGCCACCTCGGAGAGCGACGTACGCCTGTTCGGGCATTGCGACGGGTCCGAGGACGGGCCGCGTCGGCTCGGCGTGGCCCTGGCCACCGCGGCGGACGTGATCGTCGCCCGCGACCGCGCCCGCCGGGTCGGCACCGCGATGCGCAGGCCGTGGTGA
- a CDS encoding UBP-type zinc finger domain-containing protein, with protein MLRRSRRRESRPTPRTCEHLTAETAEPQPLTPGYCQDCAELGERTWAHLRMCMTCGHVACCDSSPHQHATKHFHSTGHPVMRSAEPGESWRWCYIDHRVG; from the coding sequence ATGTTGAGGAGATCACGCCGACGCGAGTCGCGCCCGACGCCTCGAACCTGCGAACACCTCACGGCCGAAACTGCCGAGCCGCAGCCGCTGACCCCCGGCTACTGCCAGGACTGTGCAGAACTAGGTGAGCGTACTTGGGCTCACCTGCGCATGTGCATGACCTGCGGCCACGTCGCCTGCTGTGATTCCAGTCCCCATCAACACGCGACCAAACATTTTCATTCGACCGGCCACCCGGTGATGCGTTCGGCCGAACCGGGCGAGAGCTGGCGTTGGTGCTACATCGACCATCGGGTCGGATGA